The sequence GATAGATATTCGTTGGGACTCACACAGCTCGTAAATCTTGGCGTCCCTGTTGACAATTCCTTGTCAGCGTTGTCTTCAAGGTTCTGCGCCGCAACCCACCGATATAGCTTTTCCATCGGCATTTCAGTGTTGAAACCTGCCCCTCCAAACACTTTTTTGATCAGCAAACTCCCTCCGATCAACCCTCACCTTGCACTCCTAAATTAGCATTTTCCACTGCTGTCTTACTCGCGAATGCTTTGGCCATAGAGGCATAGAACGCTGATAATCAGCCCTTATCGTTCTGACGAACCTACTATTACGCTCTCCCGAGTCCTTCGCCCAGGCAGCCCTCCACACCAGACCCCGAGCTGCCTCAGCTCCTATGGCCATATCTGCCAACATGAAAGCCACACCTTGGTGATTGATGATTGGTTGCCCCATCGTCTGGGCTTGTCAGCACGAGAAACTGGGACGAACCTACATGACGTTCTTGGGCATATTTGGTCGCCTCCTCCAACGCTCTCTGCGCCACACCCacagctgctgctgctactAAGGGACGGGTTATGTCGAATGCTTTCATGGCGACTGCGACTATTTCAgcaccactcacaccaGGTCACTTACTCTTGAAGCCTTCTCCTGGAGCGCCCAACACGTTCTCCTCGGACACAACCACATCTTGAAAGGTGACCATTCGTGTATCGGAGCAGCGTTGACCTGTTCCCAGTCAGCGCTATACGCTCACGAATAGTGACTCACCCATGTTGATTTCCTTTTTGCCAATAACTATTCCTTCAGAGTCGGCATCGACTACGAAGCCCGTCATTCCTTTGCTTGCAGAAGCGGACGAGTCGGTTTTGGCAAGCACGAACTGACTGGTCAGCTGATGACACGACGAAAACCACTTACAAACCAATTTGCGTGACCAGCGTTTGTACTGTGGGTCGTTAGAGCGCGACAGAACACAGGttgatcactcacatcctAGCGGGCCTGTCAGCTAAAAAGTCGCAACGATTACATGGTTTCCATGGAACTCACCACATCTTACTCCCGTTCAACACCCATTGgtttcctttcttctccgctcgGGTCTTGATCCCCGCCACGTCTGAACCTGCTTCTGGCTCAGTCACGCAGTATGCAGCCATCAAGGGCTCCTCCGTCATGCGACCGAGGTACTTGGCCTTGATTTCATGAGATCCAGCCACGATGAGTGGAGCTTCTGCTAGACCGTTTGCTGCAGAAGAATTAGCTGGTAGACTATGGATGAGGCATACCTTCCATAGCCGTTTGTATTCCAGAGCAACCATATGCCAGTGCTTCTGACACCAACGCGCACTGTAAAAGCCCCAGCTCTGGGCCGCCATACTACTACTCAGCGGAGAATCATTAGGGTGACTTACAACTTCTGGAATGTGTGTGTTCAATAGACCAAGGGAGTGAGCTTCCTTGAGCACTGGCCAAGGATATTCCTGAGGCTTGTCAGATCCCGTCGTACACGTggccactcaccatcgatcGATCATAATGAGCAGCAACCGGGATGATCTTGTCTCGAGCGAAATCCTGTGCCAATTCTGACTAGGTTTAGCGCAGTGCCAACGAcgtcagactcaccttgtatCCCACGCTGGTCATCATCGAGGGCAAAGCTGACCGCTATAGAGACAGGCAGAGATGATCAACATCGTGGTAAGAGCCGCAGACCGAGGGGCGCGAGCTCACGTCCAGAGACACTGGCAGCCGGGCTTGCCAGACCTCTACGAGTGAAAGAAGGCCATTTTCGAGATATCTGCCTGATGGGGATGCGAGCTAGTGTCATATCAAAGCTATCCGGTCTGACGGTCGTAGGCGCTCGTGGAAGAGTTGAAACAGCAGCAGGGGATCGAATAGgcagatcaagaagaggcgGTCACGATCGCAAACGACAGTAAGTTTCACTGATAGTCATCCATCCTTGCTacatcatcccatcccccATCCCAACGACTTTCAAACTCAAGTTACTCCTCCCTCCGGTTACTGATCACGTCGTTGATACCCGAAGGTCGAAGAACATTATATGATACCTCCCTTTATGAGGTACACGATCACGTGAGCTTTGATCTGCCGAATGTTAGGCGCGCCACCCCCCTACTTCTGATTATCATCCATCACGTCGGTGGAGGTATAATTAAGCCAGTAACTTACTCGCAGTGGTGACTTGGGGGAAAAGAGCCAAAAGTCACAGACGCGCTCAATTTcagctctctctctccagtCGTGTTTGGTCATATCATCGATCACTCTTACGCTGACAGAGCAGCCGTTCCCTCCCTGCCAAACCACCTCAGCATGGTCGAGCCAACCAATAAGAAACGTAAACTTGTATCCGGACAAGCTTTGTCAAAGCAGGATAGCTTCTCAGCGGTCTTGCAGCAgctggaagcggaagaagatgctTCCGGGGGTTGGTGCTCTGCTCCCACAGTCCGATCAAATGCTAACTTCATCACTGCTCGAAAACAGATAGCATCGAAACGTCAGCTGCATGGCCCAGACCTGCAGTTCCACCTCTGAACATAAAGAAAGATCCCATAAGTACGTCTTGACAGCCGTATGACAACGCTGACAAAGATAGTATTTCAacagatcgagatcgaggaatCAGTCGATGCCAGACATGGGCCCACGCTTCGGCTGTTTGGTGTGACTCAGCATGGAAACTCCGTACTCGCTCATGTTCACGGCTTCAAGCCGTACTTTTACATCGCTGCGCCGAGTGGGTTTCTGAACAAGGACTTGGAGCCGCTTAAAGACACGATCAACGTGAGCCAAAATGATTCCGACTATGAACTGACCCTATAGTCATCTGTTACGACCAACGGACCTGCCGTCACAAACTGTGCCATATTCAATCGTCGATCACTATGGGGATACCGTGGAGACGAGAGTGTACCGTTCATAAAGATTACGTGTTCAGACCCGAAGAATCTCCCAAAAGTGAAAGATGAGTTATATGGATCGTATGCCTACCCTGTCTGAATGCTGACATTGCTCGCACTTCACGTGCCTTTGAAAGAGGACAGATAGATTTCAATAACCTGTTCGCTCCAGAAATCTTGACGTACGAGAGCAACATTGCGTATACTTTGCGTTTCATGATCGACacgaaggtgagcttgtGGTTGACGACATCGCTAACAGCAGGTTGTCGGTATGAACTGGGTCGAGGTCGCTGGTGGCAGGTACGATCACATCGAAGGCAGAGAGAAAAGGTCGTTATGTCAAATCGAGGTTTCATGCAAGTAAGTTGACTGTGCAGAGATTGTTGCTAATGGTCAGTTACAaggatctcatctctcacgCTCCGGAGGGAGAGTGGCTCAAGATTGCACCATTAAGGACGCTCAGCTTCGATATTGAATGTGCTGGTCGCAAGGGAATCTTCCCGGAAGCTAATATCGATCCAGTAATTCAGATCGCTGCGATGGTGACACGGCATGGTGAGTCTCGCATTACACATTCTTGGCTGATCTGAGTCCAGGCGAATCCAAACCGTTCGTTCGAAACGTATTCACGCTGAATACCTGCGCACACATCGTCGGCTCACAAGTGCTTGAGTTCAAGGACGAAAAACAGATGCTTCTAGAATGGCGGAAATTCGTGGAGAAGGCAGACCCAGATGTCATCATTGGATACAATACGTCCAATTTCGATCTCCCATATCTACTTGATCGGGCCAAAGCCCTCAAAATTCCAGACTTCGCCTACCTGGGCCGGCTCATaggtgagtgagtggagcATGAGTTGAGCTGATCGCGTAGGCGTACGAACCGAGGTTAAGGAGACTCATTTCTCTTCCAAGGCATATGGTCAGCGTGACTCCAAGGCGGTCAATATGGAGGGACGTCTTCAACTCGATATGCTGCAGGTTATGCAGCGAGATTACAAGCTGAGAAGCTATACACTCAATGCCGTCTGTGCGCAATTCCTTGGAGAGCAAAAAGAAGACGTCCACCACTCAATTATCACGGAGCTGCAAAACGGAACCGCGGATTCTCGCCGTCGTCTTGCCGTCTACTGTCTGAAAGTGAGTGATAGATCACAACGTTGCTGACAAGCAGGACGCGTACCTTCCGCAACGACTGATGGACAAACTCATGTGCTTTGTCAATTACACCGAGATGGCTCGAGTCACAGGAGTTCCATTCAATTACCTTCTTGCGAGGGGACAGCAGATCAAGGTCATTTCGCAGCTTTACCGAAACGCTGCCGATGCAGGCTATATCATTCCTGCGATGAAGAGTGAAGGCACCGATGAACAATATGAAGGTGCGACCGTCATCGAGCCCACGAAAGGTTTCTATGATGTTCCCATCGCCACCCTCGATTTCGCTTCACTTTACCCGTCCATCATGATGGCACACAACCTTTGTTACACCACACTCCTTGACAAAACCACCATTGAACGCTTGAAGTTGGTGGAAGGCGAAGACTACGTACACACACCTAAcaatggtgagttgctACCGGTTGGTTGTACTGACGGCCACAGACTATTTCGCGACTACGAAAAGGCGTAAGGGACTGTTGCCTACTATTTTAGAAAATCTGCTAGGTGCACGAAAGCGAGCGAAACAAGATCTCAAAGTCGAGAAGGATCCTTTCAAGCGAGCGGTGCTTGATGGAAGGCAGCTGGCTCTAAAAGTGGGTGCCTGGTTCCAATGTTCGCTGACATATATAGATCAGCGCCAATTCAGTCTACGGATTTACTGGTGCCACTGTCGGAAAACTGCCCTGTCTCGCTATTTCATCGAGTGTCACTGCTTATGGTCGACAGATGATCGAGTTCACCAAAGGTGAAGTGGAAGCCGAATATTCAACAAAGAACGGCTACGACCACGATGCCAAGGTTATATACGGTGATACCGATTCAGTGATGGTAAAATTTGGTTGTCCTGACCTACCGACAGCGATGAGATTAGGTGAGCAAATTTCGCACTTTCGATTGCTGACGTGAAGGCGCCGAGGCTGCCGACCTAGTCTCAGCCAAATTTGTCAAGCCGATCAAGCTCGAGTTTGAAAAGGTTTACTTCCCATATCTTCTGATCAGCAAGAAGCGATATGCGGGACTTTATTGGACCAAGCCCGACAAATACGACAAAATGGACACGAAGGGTATCGAGGTGAGGAGATCGCGCATTCGATACGAGCAATCACTGAAAGTGCGGCAGACGGTGCGAAGGGATAATTGTCGTTTGGTGTCGACCGTTATCGAAACATGTCTTTTCAAGATGCTCATTGATCGCGATGTgaaaggagcagaagagtgagtcagGTGACCTGGCGTCGCTAACATTCTAGATATGTCAAACAAACGATTGCAGATCTGCTGCAAAACAAGATCGACATGTCGCAACTTGTCATCACTAAAGCTCTCGCAAAGGCAGATTATGCCGCAAAACAAGCACACGTCGAGCTCGCGGAGAGAATGAGGAAACGAGATGCGGGTGAGCATTTCATCTCGCGTACAATGCTGATATGCAGGATCTGCGCCGAGTCTCGGAGACCGAGTGGCAtatgtcatcatcaagggCACCAAAGGAGCGGCCGCGTACGAAAAATCAGAGGATCCGTTGTATGTTCTGGAACACAATGTTCCAATAGACACAAGATATTATCTCGACAACCAGTTATCCAAACCCTTGATGAGAATATTTGAACCCATCCTGGGCGAAAAAGCAGGGACTCTACGTGAGTAGATGGATTCCTGCCATCACAAGCGCCATTGACTGATTTCTCGTTAAGTCGCTGGCGACCACACGAGGACTATCCAAATCGCCACCCCTACTATTGGCGGTCTTATGAAATTTGCCGTGAAGACAGTGACATGTCTCGGTTGTAAAACCCCCCTTCGGAGCAACAAAGGTGTGTAATACGATTATAATTCGTGCTGACGACACCGCAGAGAGCGCCGTCTGTGTCAACTGCCGACCGAAGCTTCCAGAACTGTATCAAAAGCAAGTCGCGCAGACGTCGACACTACAAATTGACTTCGCCCGACTCTGGACTCAATGTCAACGGTGTCAAGGATCATTGCACCAGGTAAGTCGCCGGTGTGGATTAAGCGCTGATTCATCAGGATGTCATCTGTACTTCTGCCGACTGTCCGATATTCTACAGGAGGACCGCCCGTCAGAAGGAGGTAGCTGCCTCTGTAGCTCAGCTCGACCGATTCGAGAAAGAGATTGTCTGGTAGAGATTCAGAACTCCTCAATATATCTAGCATTTTTCATACCCACCTATGTACGACTTGATCAAATCACCGCAGCCTCAGCGAATCCAGCCCTACCAAATCGTACCCAACCAGCGTTCCCAGAATCGTTGACGGCTACGACGAATCCGCGATCACCGTTACGCAATGCTCCAATATTGATGGTGGGTATTTGATTCGATGGCATGGATGTGATAAGACCAAGGCGAATGAACCAGGATTTGATCGAAAATACCTCATCGTCTAGCACTTTGATCTGGGATGGTCTCGGCGGACGAGCTTTCGCCTGACGCTCATATTGGGGGCCCACCCGTTTGATAGGGCCTTTAGGTTCGTCAGGAAGCATGTCGAAAACTTGTGACAGTTGGTCGATGGTTGGGATGGGCGTTGATCGAGCTCTGGTACAGCCGTCAACAAGAAGTCTTGACAAAAGCACGAGACTTACTCTACAATCGCAGCAAAGTAGTCGGGTCTTTGCTTTTGCAatccctcttcgcttcccTTATCCCAGACTCTCTTAGACCATGCCGTGGCGGGCTTCCAGACAtgaaagaaaggaaggtATGGGTTGACAGTGAGTGGATCGTATATAGACGTCgtggatggtgatggtaGTCGAGAAGTCAACGGTTGCTTATGTCCTGCTGGGATGATCCGAAGATGCGCAAAGATAGACTCTGGAAGTCAGCGATGCAACAAGAGGGAACGCTTACGGTATGAAGATCCTCGCCAACCACTCAATAGTCCTGTCTGGGCTCTCCCAAGTCGAAAGTTCAAACCAACACTTCCTAATCCCATTGTTATCCTGCGTGAGATGGTCCAGAGACCCTGGCACAGATCTGTTAATCTTCGCCAGACACTACGCCACCACACAGAGACGGAAGCAGCTCCGACTGCCACCCCTGACGTTGACAAGAAGTGTTCTGGAATGAATTGTCGAGATCGTTGTACATTGTAACCTAGTCTCTTGAGATACGCGTAGGCCTGAGAAGACATTAGAGTTACCAGTTGATCGGTCACCCACCTGGTATCGTTCCCAAGTCAGACCCTCACGTCCAATGAAGGCGCCGAAACCCTCCATAGCGCTCATTTCGATAGCACCTTTCACACCGTGATCCTCCTCACACCACTCGCCGAatccttcgtcctcgtcttccgtTGCCTCCGCATCCTTCCCAAGCCATATTTGGAGAGAACCTCGTTCGAGGAGATAGAGAGCCTCCTCAGGCAGTAACTCGACACTAGTCTTACCCTTACCCTTTGATCCTTTGACAGTTGGATATCGTACAGTGATGCCCATGGAGTCGAAGTGATGACCGTGGACTATGAGAACTCGTGGGAAAGGGTTGAAAGGTGTCAGAACGGCATGGGATATTGATTTGCTGCAAGCAGATGCGGTCAATCACGAAGCAGAGACATCAGGTGAGAGACAACAAACCTGTGACCACCTCGAACACCAAGCAACGCGTTGAACAGTGCTTCTCGGCTTTTCTGCAACATCATATCCTGCAGATTTACTGTTTCTTGGAGCGGTTCAAAGTCTTTCTCCCCCCGTTTCGGAATGGTGATGTTGACACGAGCTGTCGCCCCGTTCATATCGTTGATGGTCGGAAGATGTTGGATCTTACTACAAGGCAGTCAGCCGGAATTCCCACCAGTTCAATTGGATGATGGATGTACTCTGCGAAACTTTGAATGAGTTTGAAGTCCATtctttcttcatcgtcttctccttcttcatcctgaGAAGTCTGAGCGGTTGCTCCGGATATAGTAGAGGGAAGATTTGACCGAGGGTCGTCTTCGCTGTGCAGGTTGTCGGGATCTGTTGATGCCATGGCTGGCTTTCCGGAAGACATCGGTCCAAGTCTACTAGGACCTGCTTGATCTGGCATGATGCGTGGAATGGATACGAAAGACACACGAGAAGTTGCAAAAGGAAGCGAGTTGATTGGATCCGATTCGACTCGCTGACAATCAACAAAGTCCAAACTTTTTTCAACTGCGCAATCTttttcttcgacttctttttgctctcttctcctcttcctggtCCTTTATCCTTTCATCGTTGCATCACCCTGTACAACAATGGTCTGTTTACCTCGGCTCGCTCGACTTGGGCAGCAAAGTTGGGCGCTTGCTCACCGAGGCCGGTTTTATGCGACTGTCTCAACTCCGCAGACGGTCATCGAAAAGATCGTGCAAAAGTATGCGGTCGACTTACCGGAGGGTACCAAAGTTCGTGCGGGCGACTATGTCATGATTCGACCAGAGCATGTGTACGTTGATACATCGAGAGATTGCCGGTCGCTGAGGCTAACTTGACGCTCAGTATGACCCATGACAACACTGGCCCCGTCATCTCCAAATTCCTATCCCTCTCATGTTCCAAGCTTGACAACCCCCGGCAACCCGTTTTCACGCTCGACCATGATGTCCAAAATCAGTCGGCCACGAATCAAGCAAAGTACAAGAAGATTGAAGCTTTTGCTAAAGAGCACAATGTCGACTTCTACCCCGCAGGCAGAGGCATCGGACATCAGATTATCGTCGAGGAGGGCTATGCATGGCCAGGCAAAATGGTAGTCGCAAGTGACAGTCATTCCAACCATTATGGAGGTGTGGGATGTTTAGGTACAGCTATCGTTCGGACTGATGCTGCGTGAGTCCACTACCCAAGTATTGTTGTAGTATCATTCGCGCTGAACGGCATCCTAGAGGTATCTGGGCAACTGGGAAATTCTGGTGGCAAATACCTCGAGTCGTTTCCGTCTCGTTGGACGGAAAACTCTCTTCCGGTGTCACTGGCAAGGATGTCATCGTCGCGCTAGCTGGTCTGTTCAACAAGGACGAAGTGCTCAACGCCGCCATCGAGTTCACGGGATCTGGTGTTGAGCACTTGTCAATTGACGAACGGTTGACTATCGCCAACATGACGACGGAATGGGGTGCTGTCGCAGGGGTTTTTcccatcgacgagaagTTACATGAATGGTACCAAGCAATGTTCAAGAAAGCTGAGCTGAGACGGTTCTTGGGCAAACCCAGTTCGTCGTCGCTTGCTCCCgttcccatcccatccgaTCCTTCTCAAAGCACACCCCCTCACCCTCGACTCAATCCTCCACGGCTCGAAGACGCCCTTGCAACGCGACCGATCGCGGACCCCGGAGCTCAGTACGCTGCCCGACTCTCCCTTGATCTATCCACCCTTGTCCCCCATGTATCCGGTCCTAATTCAGTGAAGGTCGCCACCGCTTTACCTAAACTCCTTGACCCGCCCATCGCGATCAACAAGGCATACCTTGTTTCATGCACCAACTCTCGGGCATCAGATATAGCAGCAGCCGCTGCTGTGCTTCGTGGTAAGCAGGTCGCACCTGGTGTAGAATTCTATATCGCTGCCGCTTCAAGCAGAGTGCAGGAGGACGCCGAGGCTTCTGGGGATTGGCAGGCATTAGTCGATGCTGGCGCAAAGACGCTTCCGGCCGGGTGTGGGCCGTGTATCGGTCTTGGTGTCGGATTGCTCGAAAAAGGAGAAGTTGGAATCAGCGCAACGAATCGAAACTACAAGGGACGGATGGGTCACCCTGAGGCCATTGCGTATCTCGCTTCTCCAGCTGTTGTTGCCGCCTCCGCTGCTAAAGGTATCATTTGCGGACCCGATTCTCTGGATCTGAAAGCATTGCCTCAGTATGACCAACCGAAGTTCTCTATCGTGGAGGGGGATGCGGCCCCCGTCAAGAccgtcgaggtcgacgaggcgTCCCTTGaacctcttcttgatggATTCCCATCATTCTTCGAAGGTCCTCTTCTGTTTGCTCCTCAAGACAACCTGACCACTGACGGATTGTACCCTGGAAAGTACACTTATCAGGATGATATTACTCCCGAAAGGCAGGCCGAGGTTGTCATGGGTGCTTTATTCTCCAGAGTGATTAGTAGCAGGAAGACTCTAGCTGATGACAACGGACTTTAGAGAACTACGATCCAACTTTTGCCGCGACTGCTCGATCGCTGCGTGAGGGCTTTCCGACCGAcccctcatcgtccactcGACCCGGAGCCATACTTCTTTCTGGTTACAACTTCGGGACCGGTTCATCGCGCGAACAAGCTGCGACTGCCATCAAGAACGCTGGCATCCCTCTTGTCATTTGTGGATCGTTCGGTGATATCTTCAAGCGAAATTCCATCAACAATGGTCTCATTCTCATAGAATCTCCTGCTTTGATCAAGGACATGACTGAGAGGTTTGGCAAGGACGGCGTGCGCGGGAAGGGCGGCAAGTATGGGGAGTTGACAGTGGTGCCGGAAGGTTGGAGGATCCGAGTTGACACCCGAAGAGGGGGAGTTACCGTCTCAATGGGAactgaaggagagaaaacGTACCCGGCAGCCAAAGTTGGACGAAGCGTGCAGGAATTATGGGTGAACGGAGGTCTTGAGGGTTTTATTAGAGCATCTTTGTAGTATTCACTATCCATACATGTATGAGgacatcaccatcaccataATTTGAATCAAACGACCCATTGGCCGTTATTTTGCCACTGAACCGCGCGAGTTGGACTGCAACATTTACCGTCTGTTCGCAGAGAACTCTCACATATTCCCTTCGTGTTTGATCAtatctctcactctcatcgTCCCTTTCCGCTTCATCACGACTGCTCATCATGACATTGACTCGCGACGAGGAAGTCGTGTTCGATGAGCTACCCACGTTTGACGCCCGCAAGTTCGAGCCTCCAGCGTGGGCGAATGATCCGTTATTCCGGAGGGGTTCCAAGAATGGGGAGAGTTCGAAGACCGCAACAAATGGCTATCAGCATAACCGACACATGGACAAGGAAGACaatgaagacgaagatgaagatgacgatgaggacgatgtcTTTGAGGATGCGCTGTCGGACGCCGATCCAGAAGAAGTTGGTCTGGGAGCTGAACCGCAGATAGGTATTGAATACCTTCGAGTGAGTACAATCCTTCTTATCAACGGTCTCGTTGGCATGACTGACCGACGAGCTGCAGGCACTTCTGTCTACCGCGAACGAGCTCAAGGCAGAAGGGAACGCTCATTTCACCGCGAAGCCACCGCGCTATACCGACGCTATGCAATCGTACGAACAAGCGAAATTCAACTTGCCGATACTTTCtcggaaagagaagaaacaACCAGAACCTACAACTTCGAATGTCATTGAGGAGATtacagaggaggaagccgcagagatcgaagctgaaggggaggaggtcgatgaagaagagagagagcgagagaaccttgaagaggagatcaggGAGTGTAGAAAAGCTTGTCTTGGGAATTTGGCAGCTTGTCATTTGGCAGTGAAAGACGACACGAAAGCCGTTGAAGCTTGCACTGAAGGTGCGTTTCCTTCGGTAAAGCTGAACTGACTCGCTGCTAGCGTTGGAGATCGACCCGAATTATATCAAGGGACTGCATCGAAGAGCGACGGCAAGCGAAAGAATCACGACGTTGACTTCTCTAAACACCGCAAAAGATGGTGAGCCTTCATTCGCATCTCTCGTGACCATTTCGCATTCTGATGAATTTCATAGACTACACGAAACTCATTTCTCTCTTACCTTCCAATTCACCCTTGATCCCAGTCATTCGCCGTTCTCTGCTCACTCTTCCGGGTCGAATAaaggacgaggaaaagAAGCAATACGATGAAATGATGGGCAAGCTGAAAGAGCTCGGTAACTCTTTCCTTGGCAACTTCGGTCTTTCAACCGACAGCTTCAAATTTGATCAACAACCAGGTGGAGGATATAGTATGCA is a genomic window of Kwoniella newhampshirensis strain CBS 13917 chromosome 13, whole genome shotgun sequence containing:
- a CDS encoding homoaconitase, mitochondrial, translating into MVCLPRLARLGQQSWALAHRGRFYATVSTPQTVIEKIVQKYAVDLPEGTKVRAGDYVMIRPEHVMTHDNTGPVISKFLSLSCSKLDNPRQPVFTLDHDVQNQSATNQAKYKKIEAFAKEHNVDFYPAGRGIGHQIIVEEGYAWPGKMVVASDSHSNHYGGVGCLGTAIVRTDAAGIWATGKFWWQIPRVVSVSLDGKLSSGVTGKDVIVALAGLFNKDEVLNAAIEFTGSGVEHLSIDERLTIANMTTEWGAVAGVFPIDEKLHEWYQAMFKKAELRRFLGKPSSSSLAPVPIPSDPSQSTPPHPRLNPPRLEDALATRPIADPGAQYAARLSLDLSTLVPHVSGPNSVKVATALPKLLDPPIAINKAYLVSCTNSRASDIAAAAAVLRGKQVAPGVEFYIAAASSRVQEDAEASGDWQALVDAGAKTLPAGCGPCIGLGVGLLEKGEVGISATNRNYKGRMGHPEAIAYLASPAVVAASAAKGIICGPDSLDLKALPQYDQPKFSIVEGDAAPVKTVEVDEASLEPLLDGFPSFFEGPLLFAPQDNLTTDGLYPGKYTYQDDITPERQAEVVMENYDPTFAATARSLREGFPTDPSSSTRPGAILLSGYNFGTGSSREQAATAIKNAGIPLVICGSFGDIFKRNSINNGLILIESPALIKDMTERFGKDGVRGKGGKYGELTVVPEGWRIRVDTRRGGVTVSMGTEGEKTYPAAKVGRSVQELWVNGGLEGFIRASL